Proteins encoded in a region of the Rhodococcus sp. SBT000017 genome:
- a CDS encoding MFS transporter, translating to MTVGSPRETRSTPDIASRKKSLFASTIGNVLEWYEWSAYAVFAPFIAAAMFSQSDPVSALLSTLAVFAVGFLMRPLGGIVFGRIADKKGRKFVLVTTMLMMAAGSLLIGIMPTYGAIGAWASVLLLLARVMQGFAHGGESATAYSYVGEIAPPNRRGMWGSVAFVAIFGGSALAYTVGGVITSTLSESAVGQWGWRIPFLLGAVLALFALYLRKNMDESDVFDSEQNKVTQAPIARKTVVKAIVLMIGMTSGITAAHYTWTSYVSTFAITQRGMDPDTAYWMLVIAQLIALVSLPFFGRLSDSIGRRPMLAAFAVLMFVLQIPLTMMISTQWWTLLLPSTVALLVIAVPASILSSTLSESFPTRLRTQAIGFAYSFSVAVFGGTAPYLNQLFLGLDLGWVFGVYIMFLAAMTGVACFFMRETKGIRLEDV from the coding sequence ATGACCGTCGGATCACCCCGCGAAACCCGCTCGACACCGGACATTGCCTCGCGGAAGAAGTCGTTGTTCGCCAGCACGATCGGCAACGTACTCGAATGGTACGAGTGGAGCGCCTACGCAGTGTTCGCACCGTTCATCGCCGCGGCGATGTTCAGCCAGAGCGATCCGGTCTCGGCCCTACTGTCCACGTTGGCGGTGTTCGCCGTCGGGTTCCTGATGCGGCCGCTCGGCGGCATCGTGTTCGGCCGGATCGCAGACAAGAAGGGGCGCAAGTTCGTTCTCGTCACCACCATGCTGATGATGGCGGCCGGAAGCCTGCTGATCGGCATCATGCCCACCTACGGTGCGATCGGGGCCTGGGCATCGGTACTGCTGCTGCTCGCACGCGTCATGCAGGGTTTCGCGCACGGCGGCGAGTCCGCAACGGCCTACTCCTACGTCGGCGAGATCGCGCCACCGAACCGGCGTGGAATGTGGGGAAGCGTCGCGTTCGTCGCGATCTTCGGTGGTTCGGCACTGGCATACACGGTCGGTGGCGTCATCACCTCGACGCTGTCCGAATCTGCTGTCGGTCAATGGGGTTGGCGCATCCCGTTCCTGCTGGGTGCAGTCCTCGCGCTGTTCGCTCTGTACCTACGCAAGAACATGGACGAGAGCGACGTCTTCGATTCGGAGCAGAACAAGGTGACGCAGGCTCCGATCGCACGCAAGACGGTTGTGAAGGCAATCGTGTTGATGATCGGAATGACGTCGGGAATCACAGCGGCGCACTACACCTGGACCTCGTACGTCTCGACGTTCGCCATCACTCAGCGTGGGATGGATCCCGACACCGCGTACTGGATGCTCGTCATCGCTCAGTTGATCGCGTTGGTGTCGCTGCCGTTCTTCGGTCGTCTCTCGGACTCGATCGGTCGCCGGCCGATGCTGGCCGCGTTCGCAGTATTGATGTTCGTTCTACAGATCCCGCTGACGATGATGATCTCGACGCAGTGGTGGACGTTGTTGCTCCCGTCGACGGTTGCACTGCTCGTCATCGCCGTCCCGGCCTCGATTCTGTCGTCGACACTGTCGGAAAGCTTTCCCACCCGACTCCGCACGCAGGCAATCGGATTCGCATATTCGTTCTCGGTAGCGGTGTTCGGTGGAACTGCGCCGTATCTCAACCAGCTGTTCCTCGGGTTGGATCTGGGCTGGGTCTTCGGCGTGTACATCATGTTCCTGGCCGCCATGACCGGCGTCGCGTGCTTCTTCATGAGGGAGACGAAGGGCATTCGACTCGAGGACGTTTGA
- a CDS encoding dienelactone hydrolase family protein produces MTDDTLADFERTEFTADGRTAPVYRIGTGPAVIVMSEMPGITPRVADFARTVAGIGCTAVVPHLFGVDGKDPLAAPLGALGTVATMSRAMVPACISREFTILATGKSSRIVVWLRALAAQEHERCGGPGVGAIGMCFTGGFALAMAADDRLIAPVLSQPSLPFAASKSRSRSIDITPGDLDKVKSRCAAGELTVLGMRFEGDKMCPPARFQWLREQLGDAFVSAELPDSSFNPEAFGPPHSVVTEGLIDEPGEPTRQALDQVLDLFRSRLLPTD; encoded by the coding sequence ATGACCGATGACACGCTGGCCGACTTCGAGCGAACCGAGTTCACCGCCGACGGGCGGACAGCGCCCGTCTACCGCATCGGAACCGGGCCGGCTGTGATCGTGATGTCGGAGATGCCCGGCATCACTCCGAGGGTCGCGGACTTCGCGAGAACCGTCGCCGGAATCGGTTGTACGGCCGTTGTTCCGCATCTGTTCGGAGTCGACGGCAAGGATCCGCTGGCCGCGCCACTGGGTGCGCTCGGCACCGTTGCCACCATGTCCCGTGCCATGGTTCCGGCGTGTATCAGTCGCGAATTCACCATCCTGGCCACCGGCAAATCGTCGCGCATCGTGGTGTGGTTGCGCGCCCTGGCAGCGCAGGAGCACGAGCGCTGCGGCGGACCAGGCGTCGGTGCCATCGGAATGTGCTTCACCGGCGGATTCGCGCTTGCCATGGCGGCGGACGATCGACTGATCGCACCGGTGCTCTCGCAGCCGTCACTTCCGTTCGCGGCCTCGAAGTCTCGCAGTCGATCCATCGACATCACTCCGGGCGACCTCGACAAGGTGAAAAGCCGTTGTGCGGCAGGGGAGCTCACGGTCCTGGGCATGCGTTTCGAAGGCGACAAGATGTGCCCACCCGCGCGATTCCAATGGCTGCGCGAGCAGCTCGGCGACGCATTCGTCTCGGCGGAACTGCCCGACTCCTCCTTCAATCCGGAAGCCTTCGGACCACCGCATTCGGTCGTCACCGAAGGACTGATCGACGAGCCGGGGGAGCCGACACGGCAGGCGTTGGATCAGGTGCTCGACCTGTTCCGTAGTCGGTTGCTCCCGACAGATTGA
- a CDS encoding SGNH/GDSL hydrolase family protein, which yields MVRSRTRRFGLGVVAAVVVALATPSTAAASSIEHVNLGDSFSAGNGVLPLAPGAPLQCLQSEQNFAHIVARQQGYDLTDVSCGGAATEDFYAPQSSGTRAQFDALSPSTDVVTLMIGGNDNSVFSGAIAACVGALVTNPGVANPCEQQNGNTFDDKIVDITLPSIRQALRDIHTRAPDAKVIIVGYPWLIPAESTCEPLVPVALGDVPYLRNLQATLNEAVRQAAADTDTTFVDMSVVSEGHDACQPVGVRWVEPLLFADQFVPLHPNALGEAAIAEEVTRSLTAR from the coding sequence GTGGTGCGAAGTAGGACGAGACGGTTCGGGCTCGGAGTTGTCGCAGCCGTCGTGGTCGCGCTGGCGACGCCCTCTACCGCGGCCGCATCCTCGATCGAACACGTCAACCTCGGCGACAGCTTCAGCGCAGGAAACGGAGTGCTTCCACTGGCACCGGGGGCGCCGCTTCAGTGTCTGCAGTCCGAGCAGAACTTCGCCCACATCGTGGCGCGCCAGCAGGGTTACGACCTGACCGACGTGAGCTGCGGTGGTGCAGCAACCGAGGACTTCTACGCTCCTCAATCCAGTGGTACTCGTGCGCAATTCGATGCGTTGTCGCCGTCCACCGACGTGGTGACCTTGATGATCGGGGGAAACGACAACAGCGTCTTCTCGGGTGCGATTGCCGCGTGCGTCGGCGCACTGGTAACCAATCCCGGTGTGGCGAACCCGTGCGAGCAGCAGAACGGAAACACCTTCGACGACAAGATCGTCGACATCACGTTGCCGTCGATTCGGCAGGCATTGCGTGACATTCACACTCGCGCCCCGGACGCGAAGGTGATCATCGTCGGCTACCCGTGGCTCATTCCCGCCGAGAGCACCTGCGAACCTCTGGTTCCCGTTGCGCTCGGAGATGTGCCGTATCTTCGCAACCTCCAGGCCACTCTGAACGAGGCGGTCCGGCAGGCGGCGGCCGATACCGACACGACATTCGTTGACATGTCCGTGGTGTCGGAGGGGCACGACGCCTGCCAACCCGTCGGAGTGCGATGGGTGGAACCGCTCCTGTTCGCAGACCAGTTCGTGCCGCTGCACCCCAACGCTCTAGGGGAGGCCGCCATCGCAGAGGAAGTCACCAGGTCTCTCACTGCGCGCTGA
- a CDS encoding DUF1330 domain-containing protein has translation MAIDPRGKDLKRYLEEDPGGAVVMLNLLRFADGGRDSYAEYAKALDETFLPRYGATVLYAGDGSTALVADDGQAWDAVLLVQYPSRKAFSEMVADPDYQAVTALRTGALKEAVLQATVPWS, from the coding sequence ATGGCTATAGATCCCCGAGGAAAAGACCTCAAGCGCTATCTGGAAGAAGACCCCGGTGGTGCTGTGGTGATGCTCAACCTGCTGCGGTTCGCCGACGGTGGCCGCGATTCATACGCCGAATATGCGAAAGCACTGGACGAGACGTTCCTTCCGCGCTACGGCGCGACGGTGCTGTACGCGGGCGACGGCTCGACGGCATTGGTAGCCGACGACGGTCAGGCCTGGGATGCGGTCCTGCTGGTGCAGTACCCCTCGCGCAAGGCATTCAGCGAAATGGTGGCCGATCCCGATTATCAGGCGGTGACGGCACTGCGGACCGGCGCGCTGAAGGAGGCGGTTCTACAGGCCACCGTTCCGTGGTCATGA
- a CDS encoding DUF2834 domain-containing protein, which translates to MRTADATRRRLLLLLTVIGFVVPNTFVVTYFKEHGVSRESATAFFAEWVASTPNRALTADLGITSVAFGLWSLWDSRDNGVKHWWLVPVGTGSVGICFAAPLYLLLREYSR; encoded by the coding sequence ATGAGAACTGCAGATGCCACCCGTCGACGCCTACTGCTCTTGCTGACCGTCATCGGCTTCGTCGTCCCCAACACCTTCGTGGTGACGTACTTCAAGGAGCACGGTGTCAGTCGCGAGAGCGCAACCGCCTTCTTTGCCGAGTGGGTCGCCTCGACGCCGAATCGTGCTTTGACGGCCGATCTCGGCATCACCAGCGTCGCGTTCGGGCTCTGGTCCCTGTGGGATTCGAGGGACAACGGGGTCAAGCATTGGTGGCTGGTGCCTGTCGGTACCGGTTCGGTCGGAATCTGCTTCGCGGCACCTCTGTACCTTCTGCTGCGCGAGTACTCGCGATAA
- a CDS encoding FAD-binding dehydrogenase: MDADVIVVGAGLAGLVATAELADAGKRVLLLDQEPEQNLGGQAFWSLGGLFMVDTPEQRRMGIKDSAELAWQDWLGTATFDRGIDDPAGEDYWGHQWARAYLDFAAGEKRSWLHAQGVRWVPIVGWAERGGYLAEGHGNSVPRFHLTWGTGPGVVAPFERRVREAADKGLVRFGFRHRVDEFIVSAGTVEGVRGAVLEPSAAERGSGSTRVEVGEFELRAGAVLVTAGGIGANHDMVRENWPARLGTAPKSLISGVPEHVDGRMLGITEKVGGRLVNKDRMWHYTEGIKNWNPIWKNHGIRIIPGPSSMWFDARGRRFPVPNFPGFDTLETLKAIQDSGFEYSWFVLTQKIIEKEFALSGSEQNPDITGKNLKLVLGRVLPGASEPVEAFKKNGEDFVVADTLAELVQGMNRISGENLIELADLKRQIEARDREVDNPFTKDLQISAIHNSRRSRGERIARTASPHKILDPKSGPLIAVRLNIITRKMLGGIQTDLQGRVLDGDGHAIDGLCAAGEIAGFGGGGVHGYRSLEGTFLGGCIFGGRQAGRALAAQA, encoded by the coding sequence ATGGACGCAGACGTGATCGTGGTGGGTGCAGGCTTGGCCGGACTGGTGGCGACCGCCGAACTGGCCGACGCCGGAAAGCGGGTGCTGCTCCTCGACCAGGAGCCCGAGCAGAACCTGGGCGGTCAAGCGTTCTGGTCCCTGGGCGGTCTGTTCATGGTCGACACCCCGGAACAGCGACGCATGGGCATCAAGGATTCCGCGGAGCTCGCGTGGCAGGACTGGCTCGGCACCGCTACCTTCGACCGCGGCATCGACGATCCCGCCGGGGAGGACTACTGGGGCCACCAGTGGGCGCGCGCGTACCTCGATTTCGCGGCGGGGGAGAAGCGGTCCTGGCTGCACGCGCAGGGCGTGCGGTGGGTACCCATCGTCGGGTGGGCCGAACGTGGTGGCTATCTCGCCGAGGGACACGGGAATTCGGTTCCGCGGTTCCACCTGACGTGGGGTACCGGGCCTGGGGTCGTCGCGCCGTTCGAGCGACGCGTGCGTGAGGCCGCCGACAAAGGGCTGGTGCGCTTCGGTTTTCGGCACCGCGTCGACGAGTTCATCGTCAGCGCAGGCACAGTCGAGGGAGTCCGAGGCGCAGTTCTCGAACCCAGTGCCGCGGAACGCGGTTCGGGTAGTACGCGCGTGGAGGTGGGCGAGTTCGAGTTGCGTGCCGGAGCCGTGCTCGTCACCGCGGGCGGTATCGGGGCCAATCATGACATGGTGCGGGAGAACTGGCCGGCACGGTTGGGGACGGCTCCGAAGTCCCTGATCTCGGGAGTCCCCGAACATGTCGACGGCCGCATGCTCGGCATCACCGAGAAAGTCGGTGGCCGCTTGGTCAACAAGGACCGCATGTGGCACTACACCGAGGGCATCAAGAACTGGAATCCGATCTGGAAGAACCACGGAATCAGAATCATTCCAGGCCCGTCGTCCATGTGGTTCGACGCACGTGGTCGACGGTTCCCGGTTCCCAACTTTCCCGGATTCGATACCCTCGAAACGTTGAAAGCCATCCAGGACAGTGGATTCGAGTACTCCTGGTTCGTTCTGACGCAGAAGATCATCGAGAAGGAATTCGCGCTCTCGGGATCGGAGCAGAATCCGGACATCACCGGGAAGAACCTCAAGCTCGTTCTCGGCCGAGTGTTGCCCGGTGCCAGCGAACCGGTCGAGGCGTTCAAGAAGAACGGCGAGGACTTCGTCGTCGCGGACACGCTCGCCGAACTCGTCCAAGGCATGAACAGGATCTCCGGCGAAAATCTGATCGAGCTCGCCGATCTGAAGCGGCAGATCGAGGCCCGCGACCGTGAGGTCGACAACCCGTTCACCAAGGACCTGCAGATCTCCGCAATCCACAACTCGCGTCGATCGCGCGGAGAGCGCATCGCGCGTACCGCCTCACCGCACAAGATCCTCGATCCCAAGTCGGGTCCGTTGATCGCCGTGCGTTTGAACATCATTACGCGAAAAATGTTGGGCGGCATCCAAACCGACCTGCAGGGCCGTGTCCTGGACGGCGACGGACACGCGATCGACGGCCTGTGTGCGGCAGGTGAGATCGCCGGTTTCGGCGGCGGCGGTGTACACGGGTACCGCTCACTGGAGGGAACGTTTCTGGGTGGGTGCATCTTCGGTGGCCGGCAGGCCGGACGCGCACTGGCCGCGCAGGCATAA
- a CDS encoding helix-turn-helix domain-containing protein, whose product MYPARAAVVAEIETELVTVVASAVQAVRDAIPVYRNLHGPQLADVEAIAYWSLRRLMTLWAGGDPAIDERDHSRFRAIGAARAADGRPLADVLRAYRVASSVFVRHVATEYLDALDPPDIADLSLGVLDAIDAISEEIIGAYIVAREQLTSNRAQAHALLLDDLLAGRHNSPGTVADRARELDLELPSHPNLLVVEPTGVGRSLTDDTVESLVLALGLAPPDRTTPSTQRSHLCTRREQRAILLLPSAIGRAHVDVASRATGVHGCLVERSTIAGVGSAWRLASEALDTAPDHAFEDRAVLDSGDGQLLALLTARPTADTSEVVRTVLGSLTEAANAHILEGLSAFIATGTATAAATQLHVHPQTLRYRLRRAQELTGRDPRSAWHRLALDTAIQLRQLG is encoded by the coding sequence ATGTACCCAGCCCGGGCAGCGGTGGTCGCCGAGATCGAAACGGAACTGGTCACTGTGGTGGCGTCGGCAGTACAGGCCGTGCGGGATGCAATCCCGGTCTATCGCAACCTGCACGGTCCGCAGTTGGCCGATGTCGAGGCGATCGCCTACTGGTCGCTTCGTCGCCTGATGACGTTGTGGGCGGGCGGCGATCCGGCTATCGACGAACGTGATCACAGTCGCTTCCGCGCAATCGGTGCGGCTCGCGCAGCCGACGGCCGGCCGTTGGCCGACGTGCTCAGAGCGTACAGAGTTGCGTCGAGCGTGTTCGTTCGGCACGTGGCGACCGAGTACCTCGATGCGCTCGACCCACCGGACATAGCCGATCTCAGCCTGGGCGTGCTCGACGCCATCGACGCGATATCCGAGGAGATCATCGGCGCGTACATCGTTGCGCGCGAACAACTCACGTCCAATCGGGCGCAGGCTCACGCCCTCTTGCTGGACGACTTACTGGCGGGCAGACACAATTCGCCCGGAACCGTGGCCGATCGCGCCCGCGAACTCGACCTCGAACTGCCGAGTCACCCGAATCTGCTGGTGGTGGAGCCGACAGGCGTGGGCAGATCCCTGACCGACGACACTGTCGAATCTCTCGTTCTCGCACTGGGACTCGCGCCACCCGATCGCACCACGCCGTCGACCCAGCGGAGTCACCTGTGCACCCGGCGGGAGCAGCGGGCGATCCTGCTGCTGCCGTCTGCGATCGGTCGCGCCCACGTCGACGTCGCATCCCGGGCGACCGGTGTGCATGGATGCCTCGTGGAGCGATCGACCATTGCCGGTGTCGGCAGCGCGTGGAGACTCGCTTCGGAGGCTCTGGACACTGCACCGGATCACGCGTTCGAGGACCGTGCCGTGCTGGACTCCGGTGACGGGCAGCTGCTGGCACTGTTGACCGCGCGGCCCACCGCGGACACGAGCGAGGTGGTGCGCACCGTTCTCGGCTCGCTCACCGAGGCCGCGAATGCGCACATCCTCGAGGGGCTTTCGGCCTTCATTGCTACCGGCACCGCCACGGCCGCAGCGACACAGTTGCATGTGCACCCGCAGACTCTGCGCTACCGACTGCGCCGAGCCCAGGAACTGACCGGCCGAGATCCGCGATCGGCGTGGCATCGGCTGGCGCTCGACACCGCGATTCAATTGCGGCAACTCGGTTGA
- a CDS encoding class I adenylate-forming enzyme family protein: protein MTLTILDAWRARVSRSPDRPALAYFDAVLTVREVDEASDAVAAAFADRGVTPGDRVGIYLQNVPHYALTFLALWKIGAVALILNPMYRNRELRHLIDDAKPVALVCDESDLDVLEESLQGSTIRFFVSTSGLDLQTRNDPRVFTTTTRVTPTPENDLLGLVESYRGHAMGAFTPQPDDLALLAYTSGTTGPPKGARISHANACATATDFGERAGLEDGDVVFAVAPLFHITGAMLDAAVALVRDCVLVFAHRFHAGVTLDAFVEHRVTYTIGSITVFNAISESPGVDRRHFASVKSLYSGGAPIPPATVSAFEAKFGCYIHNAYGMTETTAGVIAVPPGLRAPVDASSGSLSVGLPLPRVQLRTLDLAGRPTEPGVAGELEVSGPQVVSGYWQNPEASASTMPEGRLHTGDVAIIDEQGWVYLVDRLKDQINVSGYKVWPREVEDALYEHPMVFEAAVVGRPDTYQGESVVAYVSVRNGSAVTTDELIAFARDRLAAYKRPKEIHIIDELPKTQTGKIRRAALKPVSVQTHSSESDTP, encoded by the coding sequence ATGACCCTCACCATTCTCGACGCGTGGCGCGCCCGAGTGTCCCGGTCGCCCGATCGGCCTGCGCTGGCGTACTTCGATGCCGTTCTCACCGTCCGCGAGGTCGACGAGGCCTCCGACGCGGTCGCCGCCGCGTTCGCGGATCGCGGAGTCACCCCCGGCGACCGTGTCGGCATCTACCTGCAGAACGTTCCGCACTACGCACTGACCTTCTTGGCGCTGTGGAAGATCGGTGCCGTCGCTCTGATCCTGAATCCGATGTACCGCAACAGAGAACTGCGACACCTGATCGACGACGCGAAGCCCGTCGCGCTCGTGTGCGACGAATCGGATCTCGACGTGCTCGAAGAATCGTTGCAGGGCAGTACGATTCGGTTCTTCGTGAGCACCAGCGGACTGGATCTGCAGACTCGCAACGATCCACGTGTGTTCACCACGACGACGCGCGTCACGCCGACGCCCGAGAACGACCTGCTCGGCCTCGTCGAGTCCTACCGCGGTCACGCGATGGGTGCATTCACACCGCAGCCCGACGATCTTGCGTTGTTGGCCTACACCTCCGGAACCACGGGACCGCCCAAGGGCGCTCGGATCTCGCACGCCAATGCGTGTGCGACGGCTACGGACTTCGGTGAGCGTGCGGGACTGGAGGATGGCGATGTCGTGTTCGCTGTCGCACCGCTGTTCCACATCACCGGGGCCATGCTCGATGCTGCGGTCGCTCTGGTGCGCGACTGCGTGCTCGTGTTCGCCCACCGATTCCATGCCGGCGTCACGTTGGACGCTTTTGTCGAGCATCGGGTCACCTACACCATCGGGTCCATCACCGTGTTCAACGCGATCTCCGAGAGCCCGGGCGTCGACCGCAGGCATTTCGCCTCGGTCAAATCGCTGTACTCGGGCGGCGCACCCATTCCGCCCGCCACCGTCTCCGCGTTCGAGGCGAAGTTCGGGTGCTACATCCACAATGCGTACGGGATGACCGAGACCACCGCCGGTGTGATCGCGGTGCCGCCCGGACTCCGGGCACCGGTGGACGCGTCGAGCGGATCGTTGTCCGTCGGACTGCCGCTTCCTCGCGTGCAGCTGCGCACACTCGATCTGGCCGGGCGACCCACCGAACCGGGGGTCGCGGGCGAGTTGGAAGTGTCCGGGCCGCAGGTCGTCTCGGGTTACTGGCAGAACCCGGAGGCGTCGGCGTCGACGATGCCCGAAGGTCGCCTGCACACCGGAGACGTAGCGATCATCGACGAACAGGGATGGGTCTATCTCGTCGACCGGCTGAAGGACCAGATCAACGTCTCGGGATACAAGGTCTGGCCCCGAGAGGTCGAGGACGCCCTCTACGAACACCCGATGGTGTTCGAGGCAGCCGTGGTCGGTCGTCCCGACACCTATCAAGGGGAATCGGTGGTCGCGTACGTGTCGGTCCGCAATGGTTCGGCCGTGACCACGGACGAGCTGATTGCCTTCGCGCGCGATCGACTCGCTGCCTACAAGCGTCCGAAAGAAATACACATCATCGACGAGCTGCCCAAGACGCAGACCGGGAAGATTCGTCGCGCAGCCCTCAAACCTGTTTCAGTACAGACTCACTCGAGCGAAAGTGACACCCCATGA
- a CDS encoding Ltp family lipoprotein has translation MTTPAGWYPDAQNAEQLRWWDGEKWTSAVHPNPSDQAPTEHLSDRDTVSATGGSKGRKWPWIVGAVAGIVVLLGIVGSLVSPDENADVAASTQSTTARSSSAPASTTIATSTVLLPPPVQVETVETAAPTTLVPVVPRTTQAPAPAPGMTAGQRNAIRSAEQYLDYSSFSREGLIDQLVFEDYSFDDASVAVDSISPDWNQQAVESAQSYLDYSAFSRQGLIDQLVFEGFTLEQAQYGVDSVGI, from the coding sequence ATGACTACACCGGCTGGATGGTATCCGGACGCCCAGAATGCAGAACAGCTGCGGTGGTGGGATGGAGAGAAGTGGACTTCGGCGGTTCATCCGAATCCATCGGATCAGGCACCGACGGAACACCTTTCGGATCGAGACACTGTTTCCGCCACGGGTGGATCCAAAGGTAGGAAATGGCCGTGGATCGTCGGCGCTGTCGCGGGCATCGTGGTGCTCCTCGGCATCGTCGGTTCGCTCGTCTCTCCCGACGAGAACGCCGACGTCGCGGCGAGCACTCAGAGCACCACCGCACGGTCCAGTTCAGCTCCAGCGTCGACGACAATCGCGACCTCGACGGTGCTCTTGCCGCCTCCAGTGCAGGTCGAAACGGTCGAAACGGCGGCACCGACAACTCTTGTTCCGGTTGTTCCGAGGACGACGCAGGCACCTGCGCCCGCACCCGGTATGACGGCCGGCCAGAGAAATGCAATTCGGTCGGCGGAGCAGTATCTCGACTATTCGTCGTTCTCACGCGAGGGCCTGATCGATCAGTTGGTGTTCGAGGACTACTCGTTCGACGACGCTTCGGTCGCCGTCGATTCGATTTCACCCGATTGGAACCAACAGGCGGTCGAGTCGGCTCAGAGCTACCTCGACTACAGCGCATTCTCTCGACAGGGCCTGATCGATCAGTTGGTGTTCGAGGGGTTCACCCTGGAGCAAGCCCAGTACGGGGTCGACAGCGTCGGCATTTAG
- a CDS encoding TetR/AcrR family transcriptional regulator, protein MTATRTWRTYEGSNLSPALSSALNTFVEQGYHGTSVRQIAAGAGLSVPGLYHHFPSKQALLVGIMDASMDELLERTRSAEAGAGSSPSDRFDAVVESLLLFHIHRRDAAFVCSTEIRSLDPANRAAYISKRDEEQRLLDAIVAAGVDAGLLDTPHPRDASRAVTTMCVGVATWYRPDGPLSPSELVAVYLDIARRTVGAATGGHE, encoded by the coding sequence ATGACCGCGACCCGCACCTGGCGAACGTACGAGGGCTCGAACCTCTCCCCTGCCTTGTCGTCGGCGTTGAACACGTTCGTGGAGCAGGGCTATCACGGGACGTCGGTCCGGCAGATCGCCGCAGGGGCGGGCCTGTCCGTTCCCGGCCTCTACCACCACTTTCCGTCGAAGCAGGCTCTGCTCGTCGGCATCATGGACGCGTCGATGGACGAGCTCTTGGAACGAACTCGATCGGCAGAGGCCGGTGCCGGTTCGTCGCCGAGTGACCGTTTCGACGCCGTCGTCGAATCGCTGCTGCTGTTCCACATTCACCGGCGCGACGCCGCCTTCGTGTGCTCGACGGAAATTCGCAGCCTCGATCCCGCGAATCGCGCCGCCTACATTTCCAAACGCGACGAGGAACAACGGCTGCTCGACGCGATCGTCGCTGCCGGTGTCGATGCAGGCCTGCTCGACACTCCGCACCCGAGGGACGCCAGCCGAGCCGTCACGACGATGTGTGTCGGCGTGGCAACGTGGTACCGACCGGACGGGCCGTTGTCTCCGAGCGAACTGGTGGCGGTCTATCTCGACATTGCCCGTCGTACGGTCGGTGCGGCGACCGGCGGGCACGAGTAG
- a CDS encoding 3-hydroxyacyl-CoA dehydrogenase produces the protein MTDVEKVAVFGTGVLGSQIMMQAAYHGKTVVGYDISDELLAKLPDRWEWMRGYYKRDLKTFDEARFDEAIESITTTTSVAEAVSDADLVIEAVPEDLELKKKVWSDIGASAPPRTIFVTNSSSLLPSSFAEATGRPEKFLALHFANLVWRYNTGEVMATAATDPVYFDTVLNFASEIGLVPVPVRKEVPGYVLNSLLIPLLQAGANLYVGGVANPADIDNVWRIATGAPAGPFQIYDTVGFNVAAHIARASNGEDQVKFADMLQKGIDAGKTGLGDGEGFYTYDADGQRLDAVESWNIN, from the coding sequence ATGACTGACGTTGAGAAAGTAGCCGTGTTCGGAACTGGAGTGCTCGGTTCACAGATCATGATGCAGGCTGCGTACCACGGAAAAACCGTTGTGGGATACGACATTTCAGACGAGCTATTGGCCAAACTGCCGGATCGCTGGGAATGGATGCGCGGATACTACAAGCGTGACCTGAAGACTTTCGACGAGGCGCGATTCGACGAGGCCATCGAATCCATCACGACCACCACCAGCGTCGCGGAAGCCGTTTCGGACGCCGACCTGGTGATCGAAGCAGTTCCGGAGGATCTCGAGCTGAAGAAAAAAGTCTGGTCGGATATCGGCGCGTCCGCCCCGCCGAGAACCATCTTCGTGACCAACTCGTCGTCGCTACTACCCAGCAGTTTTGCGGAGGCTACCGGGCGGCCGGAAAAATTTCTTGCATTGCACTTCGCCAATCTCGTGTGGCGGTACAACACAGGTGAGGTGATGGCAACTGCTGCAACAGATCCCGTCTACTTCGATACAGTACTGAACTTCGCTTCGGAGATCGGTCTCGTTCCCGTTCCGGTCCGAAAGGAAGTTCCGGGATACGTGTTGAACAGTCTGTTGATTCCGCTGCTGCAAGCAGGAGCCAACCTCTACGTCGGCGGGGTTGCCAATCCGGCGGACATCGACAACGTGTGGCGAATAGCCACCGGGGCACCCGCCGGTCCGTTCCAGATATACGACACGGTCGGCTTCAACGTCGCAGCTCACATCGCGCGCGCGAGCAATGGCGAGGATCAAGTGAAATTCGCCGATATGCTGCAAAAGGGTATCGACGCGGGAAAGACAGGCCTCGGGGACGGAGAGGGCTTCTACACATACGATGCCGACGGCCAGCGACTCGATGCTGTCGAGTCGTGGAACATCAACTGA